In a single window of the Catalinimonas alkaloidigena genome:
- the sprA gene encoding cell surface protein SprA has product MRSVLQLPFFVLILTGLWGWLWQARPANPGHSTKPVPLAQVPLALPPDTLPPDTLLPDSTDERKDTAYRRSAHPVFKLSDRYGDPFANRTPRSPFMLKLPSNIEPTLEVDDSLKSYAIDEKFGETDYRAPSTMTFEELQRYRQKQLSEQYWRSRSEGLDGESAVSGRNLIPKIYISPVFDRIFGGNFVDIRPNGSVMLDFGGQFQRVDNPALPIRAQRSGNFLFDNQINMNVIGKIGEKLQLNINWDTKASFDFENNIRLEYTGFDHEVIQKIEAGNVSLPMSSSLISGGQNLFGVKAQLQFGRWSVTGIASNQRGKSETISVTGGAQTREFEIRADNYDDNRHFFLSHFFRQNYEKWLSRLPLINSSVQITRVEVYVTNRNNVTNSVRNVVGMMDLGETDSVYNDQLVNVLQAGDNVPTANGNNDLFRTLQARSEVRNSQTTASYLEEVGFANNTDFSFIKSARRLEEGRDFTLQSQLGYISLITPLRNDDVLAVSYEYTYRGKTYKVGETVEDYQGADDNQTIILKLLRPASVQRDVPMWNLMMKNVYNLNASQLSADNFKLRIIYKDDASGVDNPSLHETAIADKPLLQVFGLDQLNPARELQVDGNFDFIEGVTIDPTNGRVYFPRLEPFGSYLASQLGPPGEPQTQAWIDKYVFDELYRSTRSDALLSADKNKFFLKGSLQSSSSNEIALPGINIAQGSVVVLAGGVPLQEGADYRVDYNLGRVTILNQGVLSSNQEVSVRFEKADLFNFQQRSLFGARTEYKVSENLLFGGTVMHLNERPIISRVSVGDEPTNNTIWGADINWKRESRFLTRMIDKLPIVQTKEPSQISFYGEVAQLLPGAAKSLDPARKDNSGRSFLDDFEGSETGYNVGNRPFDWMLSSTPSVFPESKTNGLEFAYRRAKLAWYSIDNVFYFPNATRGRPEGISDADMANHYVRFIGWNEIFQQRDKQAVNLNQTTFDLAYYPDEPGPYNYNPNLDADGTFGSAYPPERNWAGITQAINFDTDFDNANVQYLEFWLLDPFISGPNGREVIAGPDANAEGGGQLYINLGNVSEDVMKDNQHAFENGLPTPDDPAEVVENEWGRVTQQQFLTNAFNNTAGARDAQDIGLDGVKSQDGAAQEASYFSDFLNNARGRVTDATALSALEQDPSRDDFTHYLDGRYDEVGAKVLQRYKNYNNMEGNSPANDGNSFYTPAYTNLPDNEDLNSDNTVNSLESYYQYRLDLQPGRLQVGQNYVVDQVEVTSENGQPVNWYQIRIPIRDLSQPGAAKVGNISDFKTIRFMRLYMTGFRRPVILRMAEMQMVANQWREYTKELREEGEGFEPEDNSTFRLSTVNIEENGDFVEGQLTPYVSPPGVQRDRDATSIVQRRLNEQSLSLCVDDLAESQARAAFKNVSFDFRNYKRLKMYLHAEAQDAQTGNEQISAFFRLGTDLTDNYYEIEVPLTLTPPGTSGDQADVIWPRANEIDIAFEELYGLKAQRNRDGVDPLAVYPTGGFAVNGEDSDLKQIIRVKGNPDLSSVQTMMIGIRNPTSPGDPFDKAVCIWADELRVTDFDKQAGWAAVARLNMKLADVATVTAAGRYETIGFGSIDQKIAQRAQANTSQFSISSNVALDKFTPQRLGMRIPMFVSYDVRNVEPRFDPLDPDVPLEASISSLPEDKQDEYRRIVQTHTERKSLNFTGVQKTKVNPEANSYPWDIENVNLTYAFSEEINTSPTRELYVYRNTMGAVGYNYNSSLPPFEPFKNVKWLSSPYLKAIKEFNIAPLPSNVAIRAELTRQFQKEQLRGADVFAEVSPVLPTFEKAFTFTRTYAVTWALTKALSLTYNANVLALIDEPPGDVTEAVRDSIWQNVKKLGRIKNYNQTILANYRLPLDKLPLTDWVAADIQYSAGYNWQAAPLGLSDDSSNTFGNVVQNNRSTALNGRVDMLKLYNKVKFLKEINSPTPQARGRGGQPPRPQPKPGAEAAADSTEKKRPELKGLKAVLRALMTARSINFTYSRQEGTLLPDYFPTVSYFGIDRATGAPGWPFVLGSQDPDIRFTAARNGWLGNSPDQSRAFDQSLNESFTANTRMEPFKDFAVQLQLRKTKTTAYSEYFVWDPEQGTYVSQSPSKNGNFSMTFISIKTAFSPEDTGRVSGVFREFEANRAVILDRLNRDNPGSDGESFYSLNHQDVLIPAFLAAYSGRDVSKASTALFPRIPLPNWRLDYAGLSKLPALSKTFSAINIKHSYASTYAVGSFQTSLDYPIGALTLDNNIEYYNNSQFATIRNPSDTTGAAIPLYVTQQVTIQEQFSPLIGIDLRTKSKLTFRLDYNRGRNLGLSLTNRQITEVTNQDLVFGFGFNKSNLRLPFRVNGEAVVLKNEVQFRTDLTFRDSRTIQRSIDGLNQITAGVFDFQFRPQINYQVNQRLNLQGYFERIITNPKISTSYPRRNTRFGIQLRFALS; this is encoded by the coding sequence GTGCGATCAGTCTTACAACTACCTTTTTTTGTACTGATTCTGACGGGTTTATGGGGATGGCTGTGGCAGGCCCGACCTGCAAATCCAGGTCATAGCACCAAGCCGGTGCCGTTGGCACAGGTGCCGCTGGCGTTGCCGCCCGACACCCTGCCGCCCGATACGCTGCTGCCCGACTCGACCGACGAACGAAAAGATACCGCCTACCGGCGCAGTGCCCATCCGGTGTTCAAGCTTTCGGACCGTTACGGCGATCCTTTCGCCAACCGGACGCCGCGTTCGCCTTTCATGCTCAAATTGCCGAGCAACATCGAGCCTACACTGGAGGTGGACGACAGCCTGAAAAGTTACGCGATCGACGAGAAGTTCGGCGAAACCGACTACCGTGCTCCTTCGACCATGACGTTCGAGGAGCTGCAACGCTACCGACAAAAGCAACTCTCGGAACAATACTGGCGCAGCCGCTCCGAAGGTCTCGACGGCGAAAGTGCCGTGTCGGGACGCAACCTGATTCCCAAAATTTACATTTCGCCCGTATTTGACCGGATTTTCGGCGGCAACTTCGTCGACATTCGCCCCAACGGTTCGGTCATGCTCGACTTTGGCGGGCAGTTTCAGCGGGTCGACAACCCGGCGCTGCCCATTCGGGCGCAACGTTCCGGCAACTTTTTGTTCGACAACCAGATCAACATGAACGTGATCGGGAAGATCGGGGAGAAGCTGCAACTCAACATCAACTGGGACACCAAAGCTTCATTCGATTTCGAGAATAACATCCGCCTGGAATACACCGGGTTCGATCACGAGGTCATCCAGAAAATCGAGGCCGGGAACGTCAGCCTGCCCATGAGCAGCAGCCTGATCAGCGGCGGGCAAAACCTGTTCGGCGTAAAGGCGCAGTTGCAGTTCGGGCGCTGGAGTGTGACGGGCATTGCTTCGAACCAGCGCGGCAAAAGCGAAACCATTTCGGTCACGGGCGGAGCGCAAACGCGCGAGTTTGAAATTCGGGCCGACAATTACGACGACAACCGCCACTTTTTCCTGTCGCACTTCTTCCGGCAGAACTACGAAAAGTGGCTCAGCCGGTTGCCGCTGATCAACTCCAGCGTGCAGATTACCCGCGTCGAAGTGTACGTCACCAACCGCAACAACGTCACCAACTCGGTGCGCAACGTGGTGGGCATGATGGACCTCGGCGAAACCGACAGCGTGTACAACGATCAGCTGGTGAACGTGCTGCAAGCCGGCGACAACGTCCCGACGGCCAACGGCAACAACGACCTGTTTCGCACACTACAGGCCCGGTCGGAGGTGCGCAATTCGCAGACAACGGCCAGCTATCTGGAAGAAGTGGGCTTTGCCAACAACACCGACTTTTCGTTCATCAAAAGCGCGCGTCGCCTGGAAGAGGGGCGCGACTTCACGTTGCAGAGCCAGCTGGGCTACATCTCGCTGATCACCCCCCTGCGGAACGACGACGTGCTGGCGGTCTCGTACGAATACACGTACCGGGGCAAGACTTATAAAGTAGGCGAAACGGTCGAAGACTACCAGGGCGCCGACGACAACCAGACCATCATCCTGAAACTGTTGCGGCCCGCTTCCGTGCAGCGCGACGTTCCGATGTGGAACCTGATGATGAAAAACGTCTACAACCTGAACGCCAGCCAGCTTTCGGCCGATAACTTCAAGTTGCGGATCATTTACAAAGACGACGCCTCCGGGGTCGACAACCCAAGCCTCCACGAAACCGCCATTGCCGACAAGCCTCTGTTGCAGGTATTTGGACTGGACCAGTTGAACCCGGCGCGCGAGTTGCAGGTGGACGGGAACTTCGACTTTATTGAAGGCGTGACGATCGACCCGACCAACGGGCGCGTTTATTTCCCGCGACTGGAGCCCTTCGGTTCGTACCTGGCGTCGCAGCTGGGCCCTCCCGGCGAACCGCAGACCCAGGCCTGGATCGACAAATATGTGTTCGACGAACTGTACCGCTCGACGCGTTCCGATGCCCTGTTGTCGGCCGACAAAAACAAGTTCTTCCTGAAAGGGTCGTTGCAGTCGTCGTCGTCCAACGAGATTGCCCTGCCCGGCATCAACATTGCGCAGGGTTCGGTCGTGGTGCTGGCGGGGGGCGTGCCGTTGCAGGAAGGGGCCGATTACCGCGTCGACTACAACCTCGGGCGCGTCACGATCCTGAACCAGGGCGTGTTGTCGTCGAATCAGGAAGTAAGCGTACGGTTCGAGAAAGCCGATCTGTTCAACTTCCAGCAGCGCTCCCTGTTTGGGGCACGCACCGAATACAAGGTGTCAGAAAACCTGCTGTTCGGCGGAACGGTGATGCACCTGAACGAACGCCCCATCATCTCGCGCGTCTCGGTGGGCGACGAACCGACCAACAACACCATCTGGGGGGCCGACATCAACTGGAAGCGGGAGTCGCGCTTCCTGACGCGCATGATCGACAAGCTGCCCATCGTGCAGACCAAAGAGCCCTCGCAGATCAGTTTCTACGGCGAAGTGGCGCAGTTGCTTCCCGGCGCGGCCAAGTCGCTCGACCCGGCCCGGAAAGACAATTCGGGGCGCTCGTTCCTGGACGATTTCGAAGGCTCGGAAACCGGCTACAACGTCGGAAACCGGCCGTTTGACTGGATGCTGTCGAGCACGCCCTCGGTCTTTCCGGAGTCGAAAACCAACGGGCTGGAGTTTGCCTACCGGCGTGCCAAACTGGCGTGGTACAGCATCGATAACGTTTTCTATTTCCCGAACGCAACCCGCGGGCGTCCCGAAGGGATTTCCGACGCGGACATGGCGAACCACTACGTCCGGTTTATTGGCTGGAACGAGATTTTCCAGCAGCGCGACAAGCAGGCCGTCAACCTGAACCAAACCACCTTCGACCTGGCGTACTATCCCGATGAGCCTGGTCCCTACAACTACAACCCCAACCTCGATGCCGACGGCACGTTTGGCAGCGCCTATCCCCCCGAGCGCAACTGGGCGGGCATTACCCAGGCCATCAACTTCGATACGGACTTCGACAACGCCAACGTTCAGTACCTGGAATTCTGGCTGCTCGATCCGTTCATTTCGGGGCCGAACGGCCGGGAGGTAATTGCCGGTCCGGATGCCAACGCGGAAGGCGGCGGGCAGTTGTACATCAACCTCGGTAACGTGTCGGAGGATGTGATGAAAGACAACCAGCACGCCTTCGAAAACGGGCTGCCGACGCCGGACGATCCGGCCGAAGTGGTCGAAAACGAATGGGGACGCGTCACGCAACAGCAGTTTCTGACCAATGCCTTTAATAATACCGCCGGTGCGCGCGACGCACAGGACATCGGACTCGACGGGGTGAAAAGTCAGGATGGAGCCGCGCAGGAAGCCAGCTACTTCAGCGACTTTCTGAACAACGCCCGGGGAAGGGTAACCGACGCCACGGCCCTGTCGGCGCTGGAGCAGGACCCCTCGCGCGACGACTTTACCCACTACCTCGACGGTCGCTACGACGAGGTCGGGGCCAAGGTGTTGCAGCGCTACAAGAATTACAACAACATGGAAGGAAACTCGCCCGCCAACGACGGGAACAGTTTCTACACCCCTGCCTACACCAACCTGCCCGATAACGAGGACCTGAACAGTGACAACACCGTGAACAGCCTGGAGTCGTACTACCAGTACCGACTCGACCTTCAGCCCGGGCGGTTGCAGGTAGGGCAGAATTACGTGGTCGATCAGGTAGAGGTCACCAGCGAAAACGGCCAGCCCGTCAACTGGTACCAGATCCGCATCCCGATCCGCGACCTGTCCCAGCCGGGTGCTGCGAAGGTGGGCAACATCTCCGATTTCAAAACCATCCGGTTCATGCGTCTGTACATGACCGGGTTCCGCAGACCGGTCATTTTGCGGATGGCCGAGATGCAGATGGTGGCCAACCAGTGGCGCGAATACACCAAAGAACTGCGCGAAGAGGGCGAAGGTTTTGAGCCGGAAGACAACTCCACGTTCCGCCTGTCGACGGTCAATATCGAAGAGAACGGCGATTTTGTGGAAGGGCAGCTGACGCCTTACGTGTCGCCGCCGGGCGTGCAGCGCGACCGCGACGCAACGTCGATTGTCCAGCGTCGCCTCAACGAGCAATCGCTTTCGTTATGTGTGGACGACCTCGCCGAGTCGCAAGCGCGCGCGGCGTTCAAAAACGTGAGCTTCGATTTCCGCAACTACAAGCGGCTGAAGATGTACCTCCACGCTGAGGCGCAGGACGCGCAGACCGGTAACGAACAGATCTCGGCATTTTTCCGCCTCGGTACCGACCTGACCGACAACTACTACGAAATTGAAGTACCGCTGACGCTGACACCACCGGGGACTTCGGGCGATCAGGCGGACGTCATCTGGCCGCGTGCCAACGAAATCGACATTGCCTTCGAAGAACTGTACGGGCTGAAGGCGCAGCGGAACCGCGACGGAGTCGATCCGTTGGCGGTCTACCCCACCGGTGGTTTTGCCGTAAACGGCGAAGATTCCGATCTGAAACAGATCATCCGCGTGAAAGGAAACCCGGACCTGAGTTCGGTGCAGACCATGATGATCGGGATCAGAAATCCGACCTCACCGGGCGATCCGTTCGACAAGGCCGTCTGTATCTGGGCCGACGAACTGCGCGTAACCGACTTCGACAAACAGGCGGGTTGGGCGGCCGTGGCGCGCCTGAACATGAAGCTTGCCGACGTGGCGACGGTGACTGCCGCCGGCCGCTACGAAACCATCGGCTTCGGGTCGATCGACCAGAAGATTGCCCAGCGGGCGCAGGCCAACACCTCGCAGTTCAGCATTTCGTCGAACGTGGCGCTGGACAAATTTACCCCTCAGCGGCTGGGCATGCGCATTCCGATGTTTGTGAGCTACGACGTGCGCAACGTAGAGCCGCGCTTCGACCCGCTCGACCCCGACGTGCCCTTGGAAGCGTCCATTTCGTCACTGCCGGAAGACAAACAGGACGAATACCGCCGCATTGTGCAAACCCACACGGAACGGAAAAGTCTGAACTTTACGGGAGTACAGAAGACAAAGGTTAACCCGGAAGCCAATTCGTACCCGTGGGACATCGAGAACGTGAATTTGACCTACGCGTTTTCGGAAGAGATCAACACAAGCCCCACGCGCGAACTCTACGTTTACCGCAACACGATGGGAGCCGTCGGTTACAACTACAACAGCAGCCTGCCGCCGTTCGAGCCCTTCAAAAACGTCAAGTGGTTGAGTTCGCCTTACCTGAAGGCGATCAAGGAATTCAACATTGCACCGTTGCCCAGCAACGTCGCCATCCGCGCAGAGCTGACGCGTCAGTTCCAGAAAGAACAACTGCGGGGTGCCGACGTCTTTGCCGAAGTGTCGCCGGTGCTACCCACATTCGAGAAGGCCTTCACGTTTACCCGTACCTACGCCGTGACGTGGGCGCTGACCAAGGCCCTGTCGCTGACCTATAACGCCAACGTGCTGGCCTTGATTGACGAACCGCCGGGCGACGTGACCGAAGCCGTGCGCGACAGCATCTGGCAGAACGTCAAGAAGCTGGGCCGGATCAAAAACTACAACCAGACCATCCTGGCCAACTACCGCCTGCCGCTCGACAAGCTACCGCTGACCGACTGGGTGGCGGCCGATATTCAGTACTCGGCGGGGTACAACTGGCAGGCGGCGCCGCTCGGACTTTCCGACGACAGTTCCAACACCTTTGGCAACGTAGTCCAGAACAACCGCTCCACAGCGCTGAACGGCCGCGTCGACATGCTGAAGTTGTACAACAAGGTCAAGTTCCTGAAAGAGATCAACTCCCCCACACCGCAGGCCCGGGGCCGGGGCGGACAACCCCCTCGCCCGCAACCCAAACCCGGTGCCGAGGCGGCCGCCGACTCTACGGAGAAAAAACGCCCCGAACTGAAAGGGTTGAAGGCCGTACTGCGGGCGCTGATGACGGCCCGTTCCATCAACTTTACCTACTCGCGGCAGGAAGGGACGCTGCTGCCCGACTATTTCCCCACGGTGAGCTATTTCGGCATCGACCGGGCAACGGGCGCGCCCGGCTGGCCGTTTGTGCTGGGAAGCCAGGACCCCGACATCCGTTTCACGGCGGCGCGCAACGGCTGGTTGGGCAACAGCCCGGACCAGAGCCGTGCCTTCGACCAGTCGCTGAACGAGAGTTTTACGGCCAACACCCGCATGGAGCCGTTCAAAGACTTTGCCGTGCAACTCCAGTTGCGCAAAACCAAAACCACGGCGTATTCGGAGTATTTCGTGTGGGACCCCGAACAGGGCACGTACGTGTCGCAGAGTCCGTCGAAAAACGGCAACTTCAGCATGACGTTCATCTCGATCAAAACGGCCTTCAGTCCGGAAGATACCGGCCGCGTGTCGGGGGTGTTCCGCGAATTCGAAGCCAACCGGGCCGTGATTCTGGATCGTCTGAATCGCGACAATCCGGGGTCGGATGGGGAGTCGTTCTACTCGCTCAACCACCAGGACGTGCTGATCCCGGCCTTCCTGGCGGCCTATTCGGGCCGTGACGTAAGCAAGGCCAGCACGGCGCTGTTCCCGCGCATTCCGCTGCCCAACTGGCGACTTGATTATGCCGGCCTGAGCAAACTGCCGGCGTTGAGCAAAACGTTCTCGGCCATCAACATCAAGCACAGCTATGCATCTACCTACGCGGTGGGCAGCTTCCAGACGTCGCTCGATTATCCGATTGGTGCGCTGACGCTCGACAACAACATTGAGTACTACAACAACTCGCAGTTTGCCACCATCCGCAACCCGTCCGATACCACCGGCGCGGCCATTCCGCTCTACGTCACGCAGCAGGTAACCATTCAGGAGCAGTTCAGCCCGCTGATCGGGATCGACCTGCGTACCAAAAGCAAACTGACTTTCCGCCTCGATTACAACCGCGGACGCAACCTGGGCCTGAGCCTGACCAACCGGCAAATCACGGAGGTAACCAACCAGGATCTGGTATTCGGCTTCGGCTTCAACAAATCGAACCTGCGCCTTCCGTTCCGCGTGAACGGCGAAGCAGTGGTGCTGAAAAACGAAGTGCAATTCCGGACCGACCTGACGTTCCGCGATTCCCGCACCATTCAGCGGAGCATCGACGGGCTGAACCAGATCACAGCGGGCGTCTTCGATTTCCAGTTCCGTCCTCAGATCAACTACCAGGTGAACCAGCGCCTCAACCTGCAAGGGTATTTCGAGCGCATCATCACCAACCCTAAGATTTCTACCTCTTATCCGCGGCGCAACACCCGCTTTGGCATCCAGTTGCGGTTCGCGCTGTCTTAA
- the ruvA gene encoding Holliday junction branch migration protein RuvA, translated as MIAYIEGKIAHKDPTYFILDVQGVGYQIRISLNTFSALKEAKGACKLFTHLHIKEDAHTLYGFAETAEKNLFLHLVSVTGIGPNTALMILSSLTPEEIYQAIVSGDYRTLQSVKGIGTKTAQRAILELKDKMKKENLFADFLAPDTAVEHNTVREEALAALMTLGIPKPTAEKNVSQILKTRGSALSVEEVIKLVLKSA; from the coding sequence ATGATCGCCTACATCGAAGGGAAAATCGCCCACAAAGATCCCACGTACTTCATCCTGGATGTGCAGGGGGTCGGGTATCAGATTCGCATTTCACTCAACACCTTTTCGGCGCTGAAAGAGGCCAAAGGCGCGTGCAAGTTGTTTACTCATCTTCACATCAAGGAAGATGCGCATACACTGTACGGCTTTGCGGAGACGGCCGAGAAAAATCTGTTTCTGCATCTGGTTTCGGTTACAGGCATCGGTCCGAACACGGCCCTGATGATTCTGTCGTCACTGACGCCGGAAGAAATCTACCAGGCCATTGTTTCGGGCGATTACCGCACGCTGCAGTCGGTGAAGGGAATCGGGACCAAAACGGCACAACGTGCCATTCTGGAACTGAAGGATAAAATGAAGAAAGAAAATCTTTTTGCCGATTTCCTTGCACCCGATACGGCCGTGGAGCACAATACCGTTCGGGAGGAGGCGTTAGCAGCTTTGATGACGCTCGGCATTCCTAAACCTACCGCAGAAAAGAACGTCAGTCAGATCCTAAAAACCAGAGGATCTGCCCTTTCGGTAGAGGAAGTCATCAAATTAGTGCTTAAATCAGCTTAG
- a CDS encoding arylesterase: protein MKTILCFGDSLTAGYGVKHDESYPALIQQKLDQRGWAVRVVNAGLSGDTTQGGLSRLAYWLQQPFDIFVLELGINDLFRAVPPAQIQANLQTIISRVKVAQPQARQLLVGMEAPLAGLTLPVVVPQVDAFHRLFRYLAEDNALPLVPFLLRGVAGQPHLNLMDRLHPNAAGYQRVAETVWEELEKIVLPLVSACEPKR from the coding sequence ATGAAAACCATTCTTTGTTTTGGCGATAGCCTGACGGCCGGATACGGCGTGAAGCACGACGAGTCGTATCCGGCCCTGATTCAGCAGAAACTCGACCAGCGCGGCTGGGCAGTTCGCGTGGTCAACGCGGGTCTCAGTGGCGACACTACCCAGGGCGGGCTGAGCCGCCTTGCGTACTGGCTTCAGCAACCCTTCGACATCTTTGTCCTTGAACTGGGCATCAATGACCTGTTTCGGGCCGTGCCGCCGGCACAGATTCAGGCCAATCTGCAAACCATCATCAGTCGTGTGAAAGTCGCCCAACCGCAGGCGCGGCAACTTCTGGTTGGGATGGAAGCACCGCTGGCGGGGCTCACCCTCCCGGTGGTCGTTCCTCAGGTCGACGCCTTCCATCGCCTCTTCCGTTACCTCGCCGAAGACAACGCCCTTCCCCTGGTTCCGTTTCTGTTGCGGGGCGTCGCCGGGCAGCCACACCTGAACCTGATGGACCGGCTGCACCCGAACGCGGCGGGGTACCAGCGGGTGGCCGAAACCGTTTGGGAAGAATTGGAAAAAATCGTGTTGCCGCTGGTCAGTGCCTGTGAACCAAAACGATAG